DNA from Agathobaculum sp. NTUH-O15-33:
TATCGCCACCTCTCGCACTTCGGCTTTTCCGTTTTCTGTTACCACCAATGCTTTCATCATGCTGTTTCCCACGCCTTTCTTACATAGGCGACCGCCTTGCGAATGCCGTCATAACCGGTTCCGCTCGCCTCTTCGATACAGATCAGGCCGTTGAAGTCCTTTTTCTTTAAAAATGTTAAAACCTGCCCGTTGGGCGTTGCGCCGGTACCGATCACGACCGGCTGAAACATTCCCTTTTGCGCCATATCCGAAATGTGGATCGTTGCAACGTCGTCATATACCTGCTCCAGCACCTCCAGCGGATCGCCTCCGTACGCTGTGATATTGCCGGTATCGAAGTTGACGCGCACACCGCTTCCTTTAAGACTTTGGTAGATTTCCAGAAACACATCGGTGGGAAAGCTGAAATCCACATAATCCCACGCGCCCGGTTTATAGTGGTCCTCATATACCAGCGTTACGCCGAATTTTTGCGCGGTGACCGCCGCGCGCCGCAGCATTTCCACCGCCCAGCGCACGCCCTCGTCGCGTCGGGTATCCGGATGCGCCTGCCCAGCCAGCACGCGTAGATACGAAATTTGAAGCGCGGAGCAAACAGCGATATCCCCTTGCAAATATTCCAGCTCCCGCTCGCGCTGCATTGCATCCGGATGCGTAAAATCCGGATAGGTGGATGCCATGGCGATCGGTATGCCCGCCTCCGCGATCGTTTGTTTGACGCGGCCGAGGTAGGTCGGCGTGTGCTCGCGCAGCAGCATCATGCTAATATCCGCCGCGTCCAGTCCCATTTTTTTTGCTTCATCCAGCCACTCCCGCAGCGTGATCTCTCCGCTTGCCATTTTTTCAAACAGCGATACCGGCAGCACGCTCAGCCTGCAAGCTTTTTGCATATTTTCACCCGCTCCTAACATATTTCCCAACGTTTTTAACAATTTTCTTTCTATCTTTATCTTATGGGAAACGCCCGGCGGTTTCAATGCAAATAGCTTTCACTTTTTCACGAATCCATTTTATATTTTTATGGGTCGTTTGCTTCCACTTTCCGGTAT
Protein-coding regions in this window:
- a CDS encoding sugar phosphate isomerase/epimerase family protein, producing MQKACRLSVLPVSLFEKMASGEITLREWLDEAKKMGLDAADISMMLLREHTPTYLGRVKQTIAEAGIPIAMASTYPDFTHPDAMQRERELEYLQGDIAVCSALQISYLRVLAGQAHPDTRRDEGVRWAVEMLRRAAVTAQKFGVTLVYEDHYKPGAWDYVDFSFPTDVFLEIYQSLKGSGVRVNFDTGNITAYGGDPLEVLEQVYDDVATIHISDMAQKGMFQPVVIGTGATPNGQVLTFLKKKDFNGLICIEEASGTGYDGIRKAVAYVRKAWETA